One segment of Pseudomonas asgharzadehiana DNA contains the following:
- a CDS encoding glycosyltransferase family 2 protein, with translation MLQFNLADQLNCDSNPSGEQPNSDLDSRTGARTALPTVAILLCTYQGQRYLAEQLASFETQSHSNWSVWASDDGSKDDTRGILAAYQQKWPEGSLHVFSGPAEGFAANFVSLTCNDTIQADFYAYSDQDDIWEADKLARSVQWLQTLPADVPGLYCSRTRLVDADNHEIGFSPLFSKPPSFANALMQNIGGGNTMVFNNCARQLLREAGEHRPVVTHDWWAYMLVTGCGGQVFYDPEPTLRYRQHGCNLVGTNSGWMSRFKRIRMLFQGRFKQWGDSNIVILSALEHRLTPENRKILHRFMAARKMSLIPRLICLKRTGIYRQTLLGNIGLITAAVFGKI, from the coding sequence ATGCTTCAGTTTAATTTGGCAGATCAATTGAACTGCGACTCAAACCCTTCAGGTGAGCAACCTAATTCCGACTTGGATTCCAGGACGGGTGCGCGCACAGCTTTGCCCACAGTTGCTATTTTGCTCTGTACCTACCAGGGGCAACGCTATCTGGCTGAGCAATTGGCTTCTTTCGAGACCCAATCTCACTCCAATTGGAGCGTTTGGGCCTCCGATGACGGTTCAAAGGATGACACGCGAGGGATTCTTGCGGCGTACCAGCAAAAGTGGCCTGAAGGTTCGTTGCATGTGTTCTCTGGGCCGGCGGAGGGCTTTGCCGCCAACTTTGTCTCGCTGACGTGTAATGACACCATCCAAGCGGATTTTTACGCCTATTCCGATCAGGACGATATTTGGGAGGCGGATAAGCTGGCCCGCTCAGTGCAGTGGTTGCAAACCTTACCCGCAGATGTACCTGGCTTATATTGCTCCCGCACCCGGTTGGTTGATGCCGACAACCATGAAATCGGCTTTTCGCCACTCTTTTCCAAACCTCCCAGTTTCGCCAATGCGCTGATGCAAAACATCGGTGGTGGTAACACCATGGTGTTCAATAACTGTGCCAGGCAGCTCCTGCGTGAGGCCGGGGAACACAGACCGGTCGTCACCCATGACTGGTGGGCATATATGTTAGTGACGGGCTGTGGTGGCCAGGTTTTTTACGACCCCGAGCCGACTCTGCGTTACCGTCAACATGGTTGTAACCTGGTGGGCACCAACTCTGGCTGGATGTCTCGCTTCAAGCGTATTCGCATGTTGTTTCAGGGGCGTTTTAAACAGTGGGGCGATAGCAATATTGTCATCTTGAGCGCACTCGAGCATCGACTCACTCCCGAAAACCGGAAAATACTTCACCGCTTTATGGCAGCCCGCAAAATGAGTTTGATCCCACGTTTGATTTGTCTGAAACGCACGGGTATTTACCGTCAAACGTTGCTCGGAAATATCGGGCTTATCACGGCAGCCGTCTTCGGGAAAATTTAA
- a CDS encoding ABC transporter permease, which produces MQVHSAGPTAMLVNLWRYRQLIWASAKREVLGRYRGSALGLLWSFFNPVFMLVVYTFVFSVVFKARWSSGSDSKAEFALVLFAGLMVFNLFSECINRAPGLILSNVNYVKKVVFPLEILPFVTLLSALFHMGVSLVVWLLAYVILIGPPHLTVLYLPLILLPLALLIMGLSWALASLGVYLRDVSQLIGVVTMSLMFLSPIFYPVTALPQTYRYLLYLNPLTTVIEQARAVLYFGASPDFALLAAYLAATCLVAWLGFAWFQKTRKGFADVL; this is translated from the coding sequence ATGCAAGTGCATTCTGCGGGTCCTACGGCAATGCTGGTCAACTTATGGCGCTACCGACAACTTATCTGGGCTTCAGCCAAGCGAGAAGTGCTCGGGCGGTACCGCGGGTCGGCCTTGGGGTTGCTCTGGTCGTTCTTCAATCCCGTGTTCATGCTAGTTGTGTACACCTTTGTTTTCAGCGTGGTGTTCAAGGCCCGATGGAGCAGCGGCAGTGATTCAAAAGCTGAATTTGCCTTGGTGTTGTTTGCCGGATTGATGGTCTTCAACCTGTTCTCCGAGTGCATAAATCGCGCGCCGGGCCTTATTCTTTCCAACGTCAACTACGTCAAGAAAGTGGTGTTTCCGCTGGAAATCCTGCCCTTCGTCACGCTGCTGTCGGCGCTGTTTCACATGGGCGTCAGCTTGGTGGTGTGGTTGCTGGCCTATGTGATCCTGATCGGGCCGCCTCACCTGACCGTGCTTTATCTGCCGCTCATCCTGCTACCGCTGGCGTTGTTGATCATGGGGCTGAGTTGGGCGCTGGCATCGCTTGGCGTGTATCTGCGGGATGTCTCGCAGCTCATTGGCGTGGTCACGATGTCGCTGATGTTTTTAAGTCCGATTTTTTATCCAGTCACGGCACTGCCGCAAACCTATCGCTATCTGCTCTACCTCAATCCGCTCACTACCGTCATCGAGCAGGCCAGGGCGGTACTTTACTTCGGAGCGTCGCCGGACTTTGCCCTCTTGGCGGCCTATTTGGCGGCTACCTGCCTTGTTGCCTGGTTGGGCTTTGCCTGGTTCCAGAAAACACGCAAGGGGTTTGCTGATGTCCTCTGA
- a CDS encoding ABC transporter ATP-binding protein yields MSSEVAIKVENLSKCYHIYDQPRDRLRQFVLPPVQRTLGMRSRQYYREFWALRGVNFEVKKGETVGIVGRNGSGKSTLLQMICGTLNPTDGSIQTQGRVAALLELGAGFNPEFTGRENVYLNAAILGLSKEETDQRFDDIAAFAEIGTFIEQPIRSYSSGMIVRLAFAVAINVDPDILIVDEALSVGDELFQRKCFSRIETIRSSGATILFVSHSASTVVGLCDRAILLDSGELLAVGEPKRIVGSYQKLLYAPAATREELREAMRANRHDPIGAEQEGDAPVVTGSACVSESADADQESFDPEFVPQSTIVFESRGATIGDTRIFTPEGVQVNGLVRGRTYLFRYDVSFDQLVTNVRFGMSIRSSSGMPLGGGLSASRPTDAILVVEPGTRISVEYSFKCHLNPGVFFLNAGVFGCDDSKEEMVLHRKVDVVAFRVLPVVDNRATELIDFGFECSVEMNA; encoded by the coding sequence ATGTCCTCTGAAGTTGCCATTAAGGTCGAGAACCTTAGCAAGTGCTACCACATCTACGACCAGCCTCGCGACCGGCTCAGGCAGTTTGTGCTCCCTCCCGTACAGCGCACGCTCGGTATGCGTTCGCGCCAGTATTATCGAGAGTTCTGGGCGCTCAGAGGGGTGAATTTTGAGGTAAAAAAAGGAGAAACCGTCGGAATAGTCGGCCGTAATGGCAGTGGCAAGTCGACGCTCCTGCAAATGATCTGCGGCACGCTCAACCCGACTGACGGCAGCATTCAAACCCAGGGGCGAGTTGCCGCGTTACTGGAGTTGGGGGCGGGTTTCAATCCGGAGTTTACCGGGCGTGAGAACGTCTATCTGAACGCGGCGATATTGGGCCTCAGCAAAGAGGAAACCGATCAGCGCTTTGACGATATCGCGGCTTTTGCCGAAATCGGGACGTTTATCGAGCAACCGATCAGAAGCTATTCAAGCGGAATGATCGTACGGTTGGCGTTTGCGGTAGCCATCAACGTTGACCCGGACATTCTTATCGTTGACGAGGCGCTGTCGGTTGGCGACGAGTTGTTTCAGCGCAAATGTTTCTCACGCATAGAAACCATACGAAGCTCGGGGGCGACGATTCTATTCGTTTCTCACTCCGCATCAACAGTCGTGGGCTTATGTGACCGCGCTATCCTGTTGGACTCTGGGGAGCTGCTCGCGGTCGGAGAGCCGAAACGTATTGTCGGTAGCTACCAAAAACTCCTTTATGCGCCGGCGGCTACGCGAGAAGAGCTTCGTGAGGCAATGCGTGCCAATCGCCATGATCCGATCGGCGCCGAGCAGGAAGGTGACGCGCCGGTCGTGACGGGCAGCGCTTGCGTCAGCGAGAGCGCCGACGCCGATCAAGAGTCCTTTGATCCTGAGTTCGTACCCCAGAGTACGATCGTGTTCGAATCCCGTGGGGCGACGATCGGCGATACGCGGATCTTTACCCCTGAAGGCGTCCAGGTAAATGGGCTGGTGCGGGGGCGCACCTACCTTTTCCGTTACGACGTATCCTTCGACCAGCTTGTGACCAATGTCCGTTTTGGGATGTCGATCAGGTCATCCAGCGGAATGCCCTTGGGCGGTGGATTATCTGCCTCGAGGCCCACCGACGCGATTTTAGTGGTCGAGCCGGGCACCCGGATATCGGTCGAGTACTCCTTTAAATGTCATTTGAACCCCGGCGTGTTTTTCCTGAATGCGGGTGTGTTCGGTTGCGATGATTCGAAAGAAGAAATGGTGCTGCATCGCAAGGTTGATGTGGTCGCCTTCCGTGTATTGCCTGTCGTCGATAATCGAGCAACGGAACTGATCGATTTTGGCTTTGAATGTTCGGTGGAAATGAATGCATAG